One window of the Pieris brassicae chromosome 2, ilPieBrab1.1, whole genome shotgun sequence genome contains the following:
- the LOC123720553 gene encoding circadian clock-controlled protein daywake-like produces the protein MILRTDCVIFVLCFLYFGDAKIAPDFIHPCNETSRECLVKSTQEAIPEFVKGLPKLGVPSLDPFVIEKLAIPLTGLKVTFYQGKVTGFRNCIVDNVISELEKRHFVLDFHCNLTIKGQYDAVGKILLFPINGEGDAKVKLTNLRMKVDINTKYIKDAKGVNHFALRNYKYTFDYGDKITFDLQNLFKESKELSATVLNFLNENWKTVAEEFGKPIVDYAVDLAIRTIEKFFVAVPYEELINVPIPQN, from the exons ATGATTTTACGAACGGATTGCGTGATATTTGTCTTGTGTTTTCTCTATTTTGGAGACGCAAAAATTGCAC CGGATTTTATCCACCCGTGCAACGAAACTAGTAGAGAATGTCTTGTCAAGTCAACACAGGAAGCTATTCCCGAATTCGTAAAAGGCCTCCCTAAGCTTGGAGTGCCCTCGTTGGATCCCTTCGTTATTGAGAAGCTAGCAATTCCTCTAACTGGACTGAAAGTAACTTTTTATCAGGGAAAAGTGACCGGCTTTAGAAACTGCATCGTGGATAATGTTAT ctcTGAATTAGAGAAGCGACACTTTGTTCTGGACTTCCACTGCAATTTAACGATAAAAGGACAGTATGACGCAGTCGGGAAGATATTGCTCTTCCCGATAAATGGTGAGGGCGACGCTAAAGTCAAACTGA CCAACCTTAGAATGAAGGTTGATATCAATACGAAATACATAAAAGATGCCAAAGGGGTTAATCACTTTGCACTAAGGAACTACAAATACACGTTCGACTATGGAGATAAAATAACTTTCGACTTGCAGAATCTATTTAAAGAAAGCAAAGAATTAA GTGCCACAGTTTTGAATTTCCTCAACGAAAATTGGAAAACAGTGGCGGAAGAATTTGGAAAACCCATAGTAGACTATGCAGTGGATTTAGCTATAAGAACTATTGAGAAATTCTTCGTCGCTGTTCCGTATGAAGAATTAATCAATGTCCCCATACcccaaaattaa
- the LOC123720552 gene encoding protein takeout-like, with the protein MCERHVVVFTFVAVVAAFICAVKGKLAPDFIHPCNTTGSACLVQATQDAIPEFSQGLPELGVPPLDPFIIEELPIQLPGVKVTFLDGKVTGLKKCQVLNVEAYLERNVFILEIRCNITIKGKYTAVGRLLLFPINGEGDSKIKIVNSVIKLNIKTKYFKDEEGRDHFGIKSYRYSFDYGDRVHYTINNLFKGNPELSNTVLQFLNENWKIVTEEFGQPVVDYAMNVTIETAKKFFDAVPYDELLHVPIPKY; encoded by the exons ATGTGTGAAAGGCATGTTGTAGTTTTCACTTTTGTGGCAGTAGTGGCGGCCTTCATTTGTGCAGTTAAGGGCAAATTAGCGc CTGATTTTATACACCCCTGCAATACAACCGGGTCAGCATGTCTAGTGCAAGCTACCCAAGACGCAATTCCGGAGTTTTCCCAAGGCCTCCCTGAACTTGGAGTGCCTCCGCTAGATCCTTTCATCATCGAAGAGCTGCCAATTCAGCTTCCTGGTGTCAAGGTTACGTTCCTAGATGGCAAAGTCACTGGTCTTAAAAAGTGCCAAGTGCTGAATGTTGA AGCTTATTTAGAAAGGAATGTATTTATTCTCGAGATTCGCTGCAACATCACGATCAAAGGGAAGTACACAGCAGTGGGGAGGCTGCTGCTCTTTCCGATAAATGGAGAAGGAgactcaaaaataaaaattg taaattctgtaataaaattgaacataaagACGAAATACTTCAAGGATGAAGAAGGGCGTGACCACTTCGGCATAAAGAGTTATAGATACTCCTTTGATTACGGTGACAGAGTTCATTACACAATCAACAACTTATTCAAAGGAAATCCGGAGCTGA GTAACACAGTACTGCAATTCTTGAATGAAAATTGGAAAATAGTGACGGAAGAATTTGGTCAACCGGTAGTAGACTATGCAATGAACGTGACGATAGAAACAGCCAAGAAATTCTTCGACGCCGTCCCGTATGACGAATTACTTCATGTACCTATACCTAAgtactaa